Proteins from a single region of Thermotoga maritima MSB8:
- a CDS encoding thioredoxin family protein yields MAKKVEILGKGCPRCKQTEKIVRMAIEELGIDAVVEKVQDINEIVSRGVVATPAVAVDGKVVISGKIPSLDEVKKVLQQA; encoded by the coding sequence ATGGCAAAAAAGGTGGAGATACTAGGAAAAGGGTGTCCGAGGTGCAAACAGACAGAAAAAATCGTGAGAATGGCAATCGAAGAACTGGGAATCGATGCAGTTGTTGAAAAGGTTCAGGACATAAACGAGATTGTCTCAAGAGGTGTCGTGGCAACCCCCGCAGTAGCGGTGGATGGAAAAGTTGTCATCTCCGGTAAAATTCCATCCCTAGATGAAGTCAAAAAGGTCCTTCAGCAGGCTTGA
- a CDS encoding permease, whose protein sequence is MATFILIALIFVAFYFVPFGHPIVDQSILNGFYLLHEYAREHVLLCLVPAFFIAGTISVMLKKDAVLKLLGPNAKRIISYPVAAISGGILAVCSCTILPLFGGIYKKGAGIGPATTFLFAGPAINIAAIFLTARVLGWDLGLARLIATITAAVLIGLIMEMIYQERGEGGLAFTSDDDQYGVRGIIFFLIQLGFLVTSSLGINQTLKYSLMTLLGISALFMALFGFKRDTVENWLYETWDFAKKILPYLFIGVFFAGVLTRLLPQQVVTALLGSNSFLSNLVASVIGTLMYFATLTEVPIVQALRELGMAKGPTLALLMAGNSLSLPSMIVITKLLGKKKAFTYFGLVVVFSTLFGMIYGVI, encoded by the coding sequence TTGGCGACCTTCATCCTGATCGCTCTGATCTTTGTGGCTTTCTATTTCGTTCCGTTCGGGCATCCGATTGTCGATCAGAGTATTCTGAACGGATTCTACCTGCTTCACGAATACGCACGTGAACACGTTCTTCTGTGTCTTGTTCCCGCATTCTTCATCGCCGGAACGATATCAGTAATGCTCAAAAAGGACGCCGTTTTGAAACTCCTTGGTCCAAACGCAAAAAGGATCATTTCTTATCCTGTCGCTGCGATTTCCGGTGGTATTCTGGCTGTCTGTTCCTGCACCATTCTTCCGCTCTTTGGAGGGATCTACAAAAAAGGTGCGGGTATAGGTCCTGCCACCACTTTCTTGTTTGCCGGACCTGCCATAAACATCGCTGCGATATTTCTGACAGCCCGAGTTCTTGGATGGGATTTGGGACTTGCCCGTCTCATTGCAACGATAACAGCAGCTGTCCTGATAGGCTTGATCATGGAAATGATCTATCAGGAAAGGGGAGAAGGTGGACTCGCGTTCACTTCCGATGACGATCAATACGGCGTAAGAGGAATAATATTTTTCCTGATACAGCTTGGATTTCTGGTAACGAGTTCTCTTGGTATCAACCAGACCCTCAAATATTCCCTGATGACATTGCTCGGAATCTCCGCACTTTTCATGGCTTTGTTTGGTTTCAAAAGAGACACCGTTGAAAACTGGCTGTACGAAACCTGGGACTTCGCAAAGAAAATACTGCCATATCTCTTCATCGGTGTGTTCTTCGCAGGTGTTCTGACCAGACTTCTGCCCCAGCAGGTGGTAACGGCACTTCTTGGAAGCAACAGTTTCTTGTCAAATCTTGTAGCGTCCGTCATAGGAACTCTCATGTACTTTGCCACTCTTACGGAAGTTCCAATAGTTCAGGCTCTGAGAGAACTTGGAATGGCAAAGGGTCCAACCCTTGCTCTTCTCATGGCCGGTAATTCCCTCAGCCTGCCAAGCATGATCGTTATCACAAAGCTTCTTGGAAAGAAAAAGGCCTTCACTTACTTTGGCCTTGTGGTTGTTTTTTCCACTCTGTTTGGAATGATATACGGAGTAATTTAA
- a CDS encoding ArsR/SmtB family transcription factor, with protein sequence MKLHELFHILSNETRLKILTLLLEKEMCVCQILASIGTTQPNISQHLHVLKNHGIVKSRREDSFVYYSIDERFLEKYPFLITILERARKEYGVKAVNSCSLQNLSNKE encoded by the coding sequence ATGAAGCTTCACGAGTTGTTCCATATCCTTTCAAACGAAACCAGGCTGAAGATTTTAACTCTTCTTCTGGAGAAAGAGATGTGCGTTTGCCAGATACTGGCAAGTATAGGAACGACTCAGCCGAACATCTCACAGCATCTCCACGTTCTCAAAAACCACGGCATTGTCAAATCTCGCAGAGAAGATTCCTTCGTTTACTATTCGATCGATGAAAGATTCCTCGAAAAATATCCCTTTCTGATCACTATTCTCGAACGTGCGAGAAAGGAATATGGTGTTAAAGCCGTTAACTCCTGCTCTTTACAAAATCTATCAAATAAGGAGTGA
- a CDS encoding HEPN domain-containing protein has translation MNEKEKIIEYWRRRARECLDDAKLLLKNERLHSAVNRIYYALFYQVSALLLAKGLSFSKHSGVLAAFNREFVKTGKVNKELGKFYNRMFEHRKTGDYGELVEFEEENVKDWIRKAEGFLDAIEKLIEDLKRA, from the coding sequence ATGAACGAAAAGGAAAAAATCATTGAATATTGGAGAAGAAGAGCAAGAGAATGTCTTGACGACGCGAAACTGCTTTTAAAAAATGAGAGATTACATTCCGCAGTAAACAGAATTTATTATGCTTTATTTTATCAAGTTTCCGCGCTTCTTCTCGCCAAAGGTCTTTCATTTTCCAAACATAGTGGTGTTCTGGCAGCTTTTAACAGAGAGTTTGTAAAAACTGGAAAAGTAAACAAGGAACTGGGAAAGTTCTACAATCGCATGTTTGAGCATAGAAAGACAGGAGACTATGGAGAGCTTGTTGAATTTGAGGAGGAGAACGTGAAAGACTGGATAAGAAAAGCGGAAGGATTCTTGGATGCTATTGAAAAACTAATAGAGGATTTGAAACGAGCATGA
- a CDS encoding nucleotidyltransferase domain-containing protein produces the protein MEILQILSEFKKRVSEKFGEVEVVLFGSCARGSTREESDIDVFVILDRDVDIKVKESIYDIAYEFNLNYDIVLDVSVYSKKEWDRYRKILPFIVNVEKEGIIV, from the coding sequence ATGGAAATACTACAAATACTATCGGAATTCAAAAAAAGAGTTTCTGAAAAATTCGGTGAGGTAGAAGTTGTTCTATTTGGTTCTTGTGCAAGGGGAAGTACCAGAGAAGAGTCGGACATTGATGTTTTCGTGATACTGGATAGAGATGTCGATATTAAAGTAAAAGAATCCATTTACGATATCGCTTATGAGTTTAACCTCAACTACGACATTGTTCTGGATGTAAGCGTTTATTCAAAGAAGGAGTGGGATAGATACAGGAAGATCCTTCCTTTCATCGTCAACGTTGAAAAAGAAGGTATAATCGTATGA
- a CDS encoding PAS domain-containing protein, whose amino-acid sequence MSKPSSFRERVADEIDPVVSPETYEKLPDEIKRVAGMLTPDTEYSLVRDNDIKIESGYLSLEELNAIFKTLPFDITFVDKHGRVRFFSGGHRIFHRAPTVLGRPVQFCHPPRSVHIVNKILKAFKEGRKEPAEFWINMGDRKIHIRYFQVLDKEGNYLGTLEVVQDITRIKELEGEKRLLDWEN is encoded by the coding sequence TTGAGCAAGCCCTCCTCCTTCAGGGAGAGGGTAGCTGACGAGATAGATCCCGTCGTTTCACCTGAAACTTATGAGAAACTTCCCGATGAGATCAAAAGGGTTGCCGGAATGCTCACACCAGACACAGAATATTCGCTGGTTCGAGACAACGACATAAAAATAGAAAGTGGTTATCTATCTTTAGAAGAACTGAATGCTATTTTCAAAACGTTGCCGTTCGATATTACCTTTGTGGATAAACACGGCAGAGTTCGTTTCTTCTCTGGAGGTCACAGGATCTTCCACAGAGCTCCCACCGTTCTTGGAAGACCGGTCCAGTTCTGTCATCCCCCAAGGAGCGTTCATATCGTGAACAAAATCCTCAAAGCTTTCAAAGAGGGAAGGAAAGAACCTGCGGAGTTCTGGATCAACATGGGTGACAGAAAGATCCACATACGCTATTTCCAGGTCCTGGACAAAGAAGGAAACTATCTGGGAACACTGGAAGTGGTACAGGACATCACGAGGATAAAAGAACTCGAAGGAGAAAAGAGGCTCCTCGATTGGGAAAATTAA
- a CDS encoding RNA-guided endonuclease InsQ/TnpB family protein, with the protein MKGWSKHFEYLKSGKIGDPILTYDKSSKTFFLLVPVTLEVQEHQPKEILGVDVGERHIAAATSTKGTRYLIDLPEEFKQRKQHYQRLRSELMSKGTRSAKRKLARISRREKRFTENVLHIIAKKLITSHPGARFVLEDLTQIRANRITYRGKDKEARRQSEQWPFASLQQKIEYKAKLYYGVQSEKVDPSYTSQTCPRCGHVSKENRPDHGERFVCQNCGYEEHADIVGAINIALRVLVKDQQGNLEKLLGADVSRPDAPRLG; encoded by the coding sequence ATGAAGGGCTGGTCCAAACACTTTGAGTACCTCAAGTCTGGCAAGATCGGCGATCCAATACTGACTTACGACAAATCATCCAAAACCTTCTTCTTGCTTGTTCCTGTAACGCTTGAAGTTCAGGAACATCAACCAAAAGAAATCCTCGGTGTTGACGTTGGAGAAAGACACATTGCTGCTGCCACCTCGACCAAAGGCACCAGGTATCTGATAGACCTTCCTGAAGAGTTCAAACAAAGAAAACAACACTATCAACGTCTTCGCTCTGAACTCATGTCAAAAGGCACTCGCTCTGCTAAGAGAAAACTTGCCAGGATCAGCAGGCGAGAGAAACGGTTCACTGAGAACGTACTGCACATCATTGCAAAAAAGCTCATCACAAGCCACCCTGGTGCCAGGTTTGTTCTCGAAGACCTGACTCAGATCAGAGCTAACAGAATCACCTACCGCGGCAAAGACAAAGAAGCAAGAAGACAGTCAGAACAATGGCCGTTTGCAAGTCTTCAGCAAAAGATAGAGTACAAAGCGAAATTGTACTACGGAGTTCAGTCCGAAAAGGTCGACCCCAGCTACACCTCGCAAACCTGTCCCAGGTGCGGCCACGTCTCGAAAGAAAACAGACCAGACCATGGAGAGCGTTTTGTATGTCAGAACTGCGGCTACGAAGAACACGCAGACATAGTTGGTGCGATCAACATAGCCCTGAGAGTTCTTGTCAAAGACCAGCAGGGTAATCTTGAAAAGCTTTTAGGGGCCGATGTCAGTCGGCCTGATGCTCCCCGTTTGGGTTGA
- a CDS encoding transposase, whose translation MTVTLTCRFKLELSKDQKQQFLDIATAYTNAVNYVLEQNLKDKSTNVKKLHKLYYSTIREKFCLPAQIAINVNRDVSAMYKTLWAQFKELKRRKPDSKAVKKFWDKPPKRKSLIVKYTYNRTASFKKINGEWHASPHFKVESNGSR comes from the coding sequence ATGACTGTGACTCTGACCTGTAGATTCAAACTCGAACTCAGCAAGGACCAAAAACAGCAGTTCCTGGATATTGCGACGGCTTACACAAACGCCGTCAACTATGTGCTCGAACAAAACCTCAAGGACAAATCGACGAACGTCAAAAAACTCCATAAGCTTTACTACAGCACCATCCGTGAGAAATTTTGCCTTCCCGCTCAAATAGCCATCAATGTGAACAGAGACGTCTCTGCAATGTACAAAACTCTCTGGGCTCAGTTCAAAGAACTCAAACGTCGAAAACCCGATTCGAAAGCAGTCAAGAAGTTCTGGGATAAACCACCGAAGCGAAAGAGCTTGATCGTCAAATACACGTACAACAGAACTGCAAGCTTCAAAAAGATCAACGGAGAGTGGCACGCTTCTCCACACTTCAAGGTCGAATCAAATGGATCCCGATGA